In the genome of Mytilus edulis chromosome 14, xbMytEdul2.2, whole genome shotgun sequence, the window TAAATTTTGAATGGGGGGaggtccagggagactggtagtgattgggggattatttcactcggcccttgctctgggcctgacaagttctaaaacttgcaggtttggaaaatgtggttagtggtaacggtggggtctacagatgggtgactctgggacctcctccacctcatcttatagaggggaggcctacacctgccaacaggtggggcactaataactggagcattggtaatacgagtgttttccccggtcactccccatggtaggtggtggtgtaaccgtgtttaactaccaggggttttatgacactatgtcaacataggtcagctgatagccattgtgtataGGTAATCAGTAGGcaccctggcgcctcaacaaaatattatagaatactctgtagccaaagtaatgccacaaagtaaaaatgtatattctagtcatgaaaatgtaaatacaagttggtgtaataaaatgtatttttaattcaaaggattgtttttgtataagttgtaaatgaaatacagaggatggaacctctacacaaatggGTATAATATACATTAAGTCTGTacagtattttaattttggtatttgtgaattacaattaacaacacacaaagagagacaactctagtttaatttttatcatagtttagaaaatacgtcaacaactcttgatcgttgttcttcgtctcattgttattcgttcagtattgatatagggtcttcttatatgagtattgcaattaatgTCAAGTTAAAGCCTATCATATGGCCATCAATGACACGAACTATTTCTTATAGATATATATACTGAATATTACAATTACATATGTTTTTTCTTATACAGAAGCTACAGAAATGAATGACTGGGACACTATAGTATCAATTGAAGATCTGAAAAATGCTAGTAAgtaaattttttattaatatacattttaaacaaaattattagaAAAGTAGGAAAACTGCAGCAGTTTTATCTACttcaacgtttttttttctctgaatgACAGTTAATATCAGACATGATTGGTTATTTACTATGTTTAGTTTTACAACCAATGAACAATAATGGTTATTTCTACACGTCTCTGCTTTTGTAATTTTAATCTTCATGTATTTGCTACTATATAATTTTATGAAGAGTATCATGTCAGAAGTTTTGGCTCCACCATCATTTTCCTCcatttttacatgaataatatttaatacaccattatatgtcaaaaatttgtcgttgttttaattttgttaaaaaaaacatttaacttgAATTTGGTTGGTAACGTTCATTTAACTAACAGTAATAAGCTTTGAGTAGTGTCAATTGTTcatttaaaattgtaattttattttttttaaattacggtCACCCTGTAACATGTATAGCTCTCGGAATGCAAGTTAGTTCATTGTTGTTTTGTTGCTTAAACAATAATTACTTTTATCACAATGTATGTAGTATTTATGTTCTACAATTCAAAGGAATAATATACTTGCTTCCTTTCAGATGTTAGAGCTGTCACTAGTAAATTGCACTCCGTAAAGAGCAACAGGGGAGATATTAAATTAATACATGTAGTGACTGGAAGAGAAGTAATTGCTCGAATACAGGGACCAGAGAAAATGTCACTGACCCAGTTATGGGACTACCTCTGTCTGGGAAATTCAACAAAGATCAATCAGAACAGACAAAAGCTAAGGAAGCTGATGGACCTGTTGCCGAAATCAAAAACCACCATTCCAGCAGTGACATCAGGCTGGTCCTTATTAACAGAAGGTAACATTTtgcaaaagcaaataaaaaaagtgtTGGTATGTCAATACTTAGTTAAGAGAAGCCCCCCACCAGACAACTTGATTTGACATGCACATCTATATAGGTTAACATTCTTAAGAAACTTTATGAAACTGATCAAATTGTCTATTGGAAAAAGGCCCTGAATAGCTCAATGATGCTCAATGATGCCAAGTAGAACAAAAAACGTGTAATAATAACAAAATCCAACATGCATGTCTCCCAATGGAAACCAGTAATATGTTTCAATAACAATCTAAGGTTACAGTTGAAGAAGTGAAAATCTATGGACATACTGATCACCACAAAAAACACCACAATACAAATAACTTGGGTAAaacaaagaataacaaaaaattaaagtgaaagataataaaaatacaaatataggTAACTCGGTCTCcaccaaaaactgatttttagcAAAAATGGATTCATATGGTTTTGGTCTGGTCTGGTAATGGTTGCAATTTTGGATTGATGGAACAACTATTTTTGAGGGACTACTACAGTCTAAAGTGATGGCAGTACCTCACATGAACCTTTAGTTACATTCAATATATTGCCAGTATAAAAGGACAATGAATTTGGATTTTCTTAGGACTTGAGTACATTTGTTATTTCCTTTCTTATAGGAGATGTTGAATACCAGATCCAGTCAATGATGCAATTGACTGAATTCCTAGTTGACAAGGAAAAGATTAAAAGATGAAGTCCTGGAAAGTCTGGCTGGAACACCAGCGCAGAAAGCTGGACACATTGAGAAGACAAAGTAAGTTAATATAATGTTTAATCCCTGCACAAATATAACagatatttataaattgttgtcaagCACATGAAATAGAGGAGTTAAATTTACACTATTTGACTGAAAATCATCAAGCATAGCTCTTATTTAATAGGTCAATGAAAAAACAGTCTCAATAATTTATTTACACAATTTAAAGCAAGACAATACAAAGTTAAATATATCTTTGTCTTCTCAGAGATGTATTTTTAAGGTTACCCCTCTCTTACAAAAAATGTTACTCCTGATTCCTTCAGGGAGATTACCACTCCAAGAGGTATTGATTTAACTTactctttttttactttttttagttCTTTGCCAACTCTGTATTGATCTAGAGACATTGATTTAGATTATCCATGGTCCCCTGATAGAGATCTTGATTTAGCTAagtcagtgttctccccagaaattttggatagcatcacattttgcgtaaaaaaaaacaactattttttttaatctcgTTTGTTGCGTCGcgttgatgctctatttcctttatatgttttagtttatattgttcaattcataattgagaatacaattaaactataaccacaaaaacagttgtttcagtttatgtcttctttattcatttatagacgctaaaacggcctggggagaacactgagcTTACTCTTGTCTCCTGAAAGAGTTACTGATTACGATTTCATGTGGTTACTGatagaaatattgttttaattattcaaatagGGAAATAATTGGACAGCTTATTAAAAGTATGAACAGAACAGAATTGAATAATGCCATGCATGGGAAGGTCTTTGAGGCTTTTGGTAAAATACTGGAAACTATGCTTCCAGGTAAGTATTGATACATATATTAACAACTCACTTTACAAACAATATGTTTTATAGCAGTTTCTTGAAAAGTAAAAACTGATGTGGATTAATTTGGCATCACAAATACATCAAAACATTACATGTGCAGATCAAGGTTTAGGAAACTGATTGTTTCTATTGGAAAGTCGTTCTAATTCCTCTCTTGCTTCTGCCAGTTTTTTTGAAACTTCCATCTTCATTTACTGTTGTTGACTTTTTTCTGGCATTTCTTTTAGTAATAGAATAAGGGTGGTCTTCTTTCTTTTGTACTTTAACTTTTCTGTTTCCAAAAAGTTGATGTTGTTTCCTTTTGTGGCTCTTTTTGGCAAATTGTGAAGAGTAGCAAATAAAATACGCTCTTTCCAAAGACTGAAGCACACTTTTCTTTTTCTGCTCTGAAACATCTACAAAACTTGGACTGCTTATATAAAGATTTATTTGGTCCAGTTTCCTTTTTATGTTTTCTTCAGTTGTTAATCCTTGTGCAGATGGTACATTTAGTTCTTGAGGGTCGGTGTCGTTCAGATCGGAAAGGTTATGTGGTGGTGGAACAACTCTCTTTGCAACTCTTGAGCAAACACAATTGATGCCATGACTATAGGCAAAACATGAACATGAATATGTTTCCAAATTAACAAATGAAACAGAGCAGGATACACTGAAAATCTCAATTTGCTTATTGGTCTTATAATGAAAATACTGCTCCGATTCCAATATTTCATTCACCTGGTAACTGCGCTCcatttcaatgtcaatattcCTTGAGGCAGCAATCAACAATGCAAGATGGACATGTTTGCACATACCtaaaataatgttatatttatagCAAAAAAGAAACATCATGTGAAACTGTTTATCGATacaaaaatattactttaaacaataattttacatTCCATAGGTCATTATATAATAGCAAAAATAAGATGATCTCTGTCTGTGTATTATGACACTGTGTTATTTGTTATAAGGCAGTATGATGTAAAGTTTCTTTAACTTAGCAAGAAGAAGGTCTGAAGCATGCTTGAAAAACTTTTGATATTATTCCACTGTATGTAAAAATTGTTAGTTAAACTGATGTATGATTGGTGTAGAGTATACCATGTGTCAttgaataaaactttatattcCCCACTTTAGAAACAAAAACATCATATTACCAACGTATGCACAGTTTTTCACTGTTTATGTAACTTTGCAATAAAGCAATTTGAATTATTCTAAGTTCGGGTTATATGAAATAGTAAAAGCAGTTGAATAAATCATTAATTTTCCATGCCTACGGGAGGTATGAACATTTCTTCACCCTCGAACATTATATTTTCtcgggtgaacaaatcttcatatctccatAAGGCaagggaaataaatgtataatggatggtttattaaaaattatttcgAATACAAAAATTTAGACGACCAATTCCAtgtcatatttcaaaaatatgcATGAACATTTTACCTCCTTGAGTTGATGCTGGACAATTACATGTGACATTAACAATATCAACATCATAGAATGTGCCACTAGTAGTTTGCGATGGTATTTTACATTCTGTTGATGTCACCCATTGAACAGCTTTGTCCATCCCAGCCATTAGCATATGTTCTGCTACAAGTCTTCCTTTTTGCTCCTTTGGTGTCTTCACATTTTTCAGCCTTCCACTTTTAGCAAGTTCATCCATGTAactgaaacagaaataaatacTCACATTGTCAGTTCTCATTTCATATTATTTGActctaatttatatttcaaaaagaatttacttatttttcatttaagtgtgattatatgtatttttctatatatgcatgTGTCTAAAGGGGACCAGCGGTAATCAAATGTTATCTCTAGAAGTATGTTTTTAGAGGGGACCAGTGGTAACCAAATGTTATTTCTATATGCATGTTTCTAAATAAGACCAGAGGCAACCCAATGTTATTTCTATATGTATGTTGTTCTAGGGGACCAGGGGTAACCCAATGTTATGTCTATATACAAATTGGCCACCAACTAGATGGTGATCAGATATACTTTTTTGTATATGTCCATCTGTTATAATAAATGTTATCAATTCAATTCAGTGTTAAAGAGTTGAACTAAACATGCTTAATAGTGTTAAACAATGTATGTATATCAATTGAACTATAGCTAAACATACTTGAAGGGGATGTATTTTTTATAGATTATTGAACAATTCTCTGTCAAATAATTAACTTTCATGTTTCTGATTTCAGGTGAATGAAGTACTGATAGtgttataaaatgtatatttattgaaCTATAGCTAAATATACTTCGAGAAGATGTAGTTTTGAGTGAATCTAGCtgaagaaacttttttaattttatattatggTTTCCCATCAACACAATTGGACCTACTTGTAGAAGGTGCAGCTGATAAATACTATCATTACTAAATTAAACCTATATGTattattgtatattttgttgtAGTTTGTATATGatcacattttatttttgtgttttagtgTGAGGAAACCACACAGTTTAAAACGTTTTGTGTAATGAATTATGGTTTCATTATTCCtgattgtgtttttgtatatttACCTTTAAGTTTTCATTATTCttgattgtgtttttgtatgtttaactGTGATTTTTTTGCCCAAACCTGAGTTGTGTAATTATTTAGACAGCAATAAAATTTACCCCTCAACTAGCTCTTTGTTGTTCTATCAATCTATGCATTAAAGAATGGTATATTTAGAGGataataacatttataaaacgTATCACAGATAAACCATCTGTGgcaattatttttgtatttgtatttgattGTTGTAGCATTTATCTTAAAATTCAAACAGTATATTAATGTTGTGTCAAAAATGCATTCTTAGTCTAAAATTGCTCTTACGCTTATTGACAACACAAAACAGCAGGTAGGCACCTTTCAAATTTCTCTCAAGATTTGTAGATGAAAAGCTTTTTCTAACAGGGGAATATGCAGTAGTTTTTGGGTGTATCTAgctgaagaaacttttttttaatttaatttatggtTTCCCTTCAACATAATCGGACTTACTTGTAGAAGGTGGTTACATTTCCATGAAGAAGCAGCAATAAATCCTCAATGCGGTGATTACTGTAACCACCAAGGAAATGATATTTAATTCCAAggaaaaatctgcaattaaataatgtatatatatattgacaacattAATTTTCATTGATATGTATTTCACTCATCATTGAAGAATAAAATTGTCTTGGAAAAATATGTCATTGATCAACAaagctattctttttttttcaataacaaagggctatttctaaatttaaacatttt includes:
- the LOC139504140 gene encoding uncharacterized protein, which produces MSYKDVLQGGKSETPEITAGKTDKSDVIVEDKDVFKGGKSETPEITAGKTDKSDVIVEDEDVLQGGKSEKPVEKPENSGKMKKMKKVKKVRKTKKTLKNIQATEMNDWDTIVSIEDLKNANVRAVTSKLHSVKSNRGDIKLIHVVTGREVIARIQGPEKMSLTQLWDYLCLGNSTKINQNRQKLRKLMDLLPKSKTTIPAVTSGWSLLTEGDVEYQIQSMMQLTEFLVDKEKIKR